From one Paractinoplanes brasiliensis genomic stretch:
- a CDS encoding WXG100 family type VII secretion target produces the protein MSNYTFNFQQADAVLYDMNAINQRIKSALGQMESTVEASLAEWTGAAQQQYYVSKAAWNQSADQMTVYLDQARVTLLQISDNYGTTEQRHAQIWNDVRGG, from the coding sequence ATGTCTAATTACACGTTCAACTTCCAGCAGGCCGACGCCGTGCTGTACGACATGAACGCGATCAACCAGCGCATCAAGTCGGCGCTGGGGCAGATGGAGTCGACGGTCGAGGCCAGCCTGGCCGAGTGGACCGGCGCGGCCCAGCAGCAGTACTACGTCTCGAAGGCGGCCTGGAACCAGTCGGCCGACCAGATGACCGTCTACCTGGACCAGGCCCGGGTCACGCTGCTGCAGATCTCCGACAACTACGGCACGACCGAGCAGCGCCACGCGCAGATCTGGAACGACGTCCGCGGCGGCTGA
- a CDS encoding WXG100 family type VII secretion target has product MTMPQVQTTEEGMQRAAQEFSDKATEFTSSLQAVNSQMATLQTSWTGQASLGFNQAMDSWEGAFQRVINELINMLDVMGVTTKGYVQAEDDASNTAASFGAALPGV; this is encoded by the coding sequence GTGACGATGCCACAAGTGCAGACGACCGAAGAGGGCATGCAGCGTGCTGCCCAGGAGTTCTCCGACAAGGCCACCGAGTTCACCAGCTCGCTGCAGGCCGTGAACAGCCAGATGGCCACGCTGCAGACGTCCTGGACCGGGCAGGCCTCGCTCGGCTTCAACCAGGCCATGGACAGCTGGGAGGGCGCCTTCCAGCGGGTCATCAACGAGCTCATCAACATGCTCGACGTGATGGGCGTGACCACCAAGGGCTACGTCCAGGCCGAGGACGACGCGTCGAACACGGCCGCCTCCTTCGGCGCCGCGCTGCCCGGCGTCTGA
- a CDS encoding YbaB/EbfC family nucleoid-associated protein, giving the protein MDFNERIESLFEEYQRQRNSLTEMQQKMRALTATATSPRREVTVTVGQNGVLTDIKFPTSAHKRLTPADLAEVILTAYAEAKEDVTAQAAAVLAPMLPDGTDARALVDGTAGTDAYLPAHPRMATSVREMLGLGRQPR; this is encoded by the coding sequence ATGGACTTCAACGAACGCATCGAGAGCCTGTTCGAGGAGTATCAGCGGCAACGCAACAGCCTCACCGAGATGCAGCAGAAGATGCGGGCCCTCACGGCCACCGCCACCTCGCCGCGTCGTGAGGTCACCGTCACCGTCGGGCAGAACGGTGTGCTCACCGACATCAAGTTCCCGACGTCGGCCCACAAGAGGCTCACGCCCGCCGACCTCGCCGAGGTCATCCTCACCGCGTACGCCGAAGCCAAGGAGGACGTGACAGCGCAGGCCGCCGCCGTGCTGGCCCCGATGCTGCCCGACGGGACGGACGCGCGGGCGCTGGTCGACGGCACCGCGGGCACGGACGCGTACCTGCCGGCCCATCCGAGGATGGCCACGAGCGTACGGGAAATGCTGGGTCTGGGACGGCAGCCGCGATGA